The DNA segment TTCTGCATGGTCTGGGCTGGCGGCACACGGTGGAACTGGACGAGGGGCTGCGCCGGACGTACGCCGCCTTTCTCTCGGGAAGACAAAGGGATTTTTAGGCGGATGACCGCTTGCTGCCGTGCCCGCCGCTTGTAAATTGCGGGGAAATGAAATGGCCGGAGGTTGCGCTATAATAAAATATCCGGGGACTGTTGCCCCCTTGGGGAGGGCTGAGGTTTGACGTACATTCGCGACGCCGCCGGGGTGGCCGGATTTATCGAGAGATGGCTGAGGGAGCGGGCGGCCGAGGCCGGCGCGGTGGGGATCGCCGTCGGACTGTCCGGCGGCATCGACTCCGCGGTCGTTGCCGCGTTGGCCCGGCGCGCGTTTGGACGAGACATGGCGGCGCTCGTCATGCCCTGCCACAGCGATCCGTCGGATGAGGCGGACGCCCGACTGGTTGCGGACGCGCTGGACATTCCCTGCGAAAGGGTGGACCTTACCGCGGCTTACGACGCCCTTGCCACGGAGCTGAGGAAAATCGGCGTACTCCAGGGGCCGGCCCTCTCCAACCTCAAGGCCCGCCTGCGGATGGCGTCTCTTTATGCCGTCGCCCAAGCCCGTTCCCTGCTCGTCTGCGGGACGAGCAACAGGGCGGAGATAGCGACGGGCTATTTCACCAAGTTCGGGGACTCCGCCGCGGATCTCCTGCCCCTCGCGGACCTTCTGAAGGGAGAGGTGCGGGCCGTGGCGGCCCATCTCGGGGTGCCGGAGCGCATCATCCGGAAGGCGCCAACCGCCGGCTTCTGGGTGGGGCAGACGGACGAGGAGGAGATGGGGTTAACCTACGACGAACTGGACCGTTATCTGGCGACCGGCGACGCGGAGCCCGAGGTCAGGGAGCGCATCGAGACGAGGCGGCGAAACAGCGAACACAAACGCCGTCCCGTTCCGATCTGCGTTCCCGAGGTCTAGGGCCGGGCGCGGACGTTCCGCGTCGTGAGGGTGGATTTTTGTCTAAAACAGGCGCCGTGTGTTTCGCAGTCGGCGCTTCATTTATGTTTATGAGGTGATTTTTTTGTCGGGACACTCCAAATGGGCTAACATCAAACATCGCAAGGCCGCTCAGGATGCGAAGCGGGGCAATCTCTTCCAGAAACTTGTGCGCGCCATCATCATCGCGGCCAAGGAGGGCGGCGGAGATCCGGCGATGAACATGCGCCTGAAGACGGCGATCGAGAGGGCCAAGGCCGTCAGCGTCCCCATGGACAACATCATTCGGGGCATCAAGCGGGGGACGGGCGAGATCGACGGTGCCTCCTACGAGGAGCTGACCTACGAGGCGTACGGCCCGAACGGCATTGCGGTGCTGGTCGAGGTGCTCACGGACAACCGGAACCGCACGACGCCGGAGATCCGAGCCCTTCTGACGCGCAACGGCGGGCAGATGGGGGAGTCCGGGAGCGTATCCTGGATGTTCGAGCGCAAGGGGGTTCTCGAGGTCAAGGGCAAGGAGCTGGACGAGGATGCCCTGATGTCCTGCGGGCTCGAGGCCGGGATGACGGACATGGAGTCCTCCGACGAGGGGTATACGCTTTATTGCGAGCCGGGGGACCTGGGGACCCTTCAGGAGGCTCTGGAGAAGGCGAAGTACGCGGTGGAGAGCGCCGAGACCCCTATGGTTCCCAAAACGCCCGTCGAGATATCGGACGTTGAGGCGGCGCGGAAGATCATGCGCCTGATCGAGGTTCTCGAGGAGCACGACGACACTCAGAACGTCTATTCCAACTTCGATCTTTCCGACGAGGCTGCCGCCGGGCTCGAGGAGTGATGGGCGGGGGGCGGCTGTGCCTGGGGATCGACCCAGGCCTTGCCCGGGTTGGCTACGGGGTCGTGGAGCGGCAGGGGAGCCGCTTGCGGGCCCTGACGTACGGGTGCGTCGAGACGAGCCCGAAGCTGCCCTTTACGCAAAGGCTCCTGCATATTTATGAGGCTTTGGGGGAGCAGCTCGAGCACTGCGCCCCCGATTTCATGTCCGTGGAGCGACTTTTTTTCGGGCGGAACATCACGACGGCGGAGTTCGTCTGGCAGGCCCGGGGGGTCGTGATGCTCCTGGCGGCCCGGAAGGGCCTTCCGGTCTTGGAGCCCAAGCCGAATCAGATAAAGTTGGCCGTGTGCGGGACCGGGGGGGCCGATAAGACCCAGGTGCAGCGGATGGTCCAACGTCTTCTGGGGCTCGACGCCATACCCTCTCCTGACGATGCGGCGGATGCCCTGGCCGCGGCGCTGGCCGGGCTTGCCTACTACGACTCGGCCTTCAGGCCGGAGGCGGAGCGCGCGGCCGTGTCCGGC comes from the uncultured Fretibacterium sp. genome and includes:
- the nadE gene encoding NAD(+) synthase; translation: MTYIRDAAGVAGFIERWLRERAAEAGAVGIAVGLSGGIDSAVVAALARRAFGRDMAALVMPCHSDPSDEADARLVADALDIPCERVDLTAAYDALATELRKIGVLQGPALSNLKARLRMASLYAVAQARSLLVCGTSNRAEIATGYFTKFGDSAADLLPLADLLKGEVRAVAAHLGVPERIIRKAPTAGFWVGQTDEEEMGLTYDELDRYLATGDAEPEVRERIETRRRNSEHKRRPVPICVPEV
- a CDS encoding YebC/PmpR family DNA-binding transcriptional regulator, producing MSGHSKWANIKHRKAAQDAKRGNLFQKLVRAIIIAAKEGGGDPAMNMRLKTAIERAKAVSVPMDNIIRGIKRGTGEIDGASYEELTYEAYGPNGIAVLVEVLTDNRNRTTPEIRALLTRNGGQMGESGSVSWMFERKGVLEVKGKELDEDALMSCGLEAGMTDMESSDEGYTLYCEPGDLGTLQEALEKAKYAVESAETPMVPKTPVEISDVEAARKIMRLIEVLEEHDDTQNVYSNFDLSDEAAAGLEE
- the ruvC gene encoding crossover junction endodeoxyribonuclease RuvC, which encodes MGGGRLCLGIDPGLARVGYGVVERQGSRLRALTYGCVETSPKLPFTQRLLHIYEALGEQLEHCAPDFMSVERLFFGRNITTAEFVWQARGVVMLLAARKGLPVLEPKPNQIKLAVCGTGGADKTQVQRMVQRLLGLDAIPSPDDAADALAAALAGLAYYDSAFRPEAERAAVSGGDLP